One stretch of Streptomyces sp. NBC_00443 DNA includes these proteins:
- the hisB gene encoding imidazoleglycerol-phosphate dehydratase HisB yields MNRVGRIERVTKETSVLVEIDLDGSGKVDVSTGVGFYDHMLDQLGRHGLFDLTVKTEGDLHIDSHHTIEDTALALGAAFKQALGDKVGIYRFGNCTVPLDESLAQVTVDLSGRPYLVHTEPENMAPMIGEYDTTMTRHILESFVAQAQIALHVHVPYGRNAHHIVECQFKALARALRYASERDPRAAGILPSTKGAL; encoded by the coding sequence ATGAACCGCGTAGGCCGCATAGAGCGGGTGACGAAGGAGACCTCGGTCCTCGTCGAGATCGATCTCGACGGGTCCGGCAAGGTCGACGTGTCGACAGGTGTCGGCTTCTACGACCACATGCTCGACCAGCTCGGCCGGCACGGTCTGTTCGACCTGACCGTGAAGACCGAGGGCGACCTGCACATCGACTCGCACCACACCATCGAGGACACCGCCCTCGCGCTGGGCGCCGCCTTCAAGCAGGCGCTGGGCGACAAGGTGGGGATCTACCGCTTCGGCAACTGCACGGTTCCGCTCGACGAGTCGCTCGCCCAGGTCACCGTCGACCTCTCGGGTCGCCCCTACCTCGTGCACACCGAGCCCGAGAACATGGCGCCGATGATCGGCGAGTACGACACCACGATGACCCGGCACATCCTGGAGTCCTTCGTCGCCCAGGCCCAGATCGCGCTGCACGTGCACGTGCCGTACGGGCGTAACGCCCACCACATCGTCGAGTGCCAGTTCAAGGCGCTGGCACGGGCCCTGCGGTACGCCTCCGAGCGGGACCCGCGCGCGGCGGGCATCCTTCCCTCGACGAAGGGTGCGCTGTAA